TCAAACAAATCGCCTCCGGTTTCAACCGTCTGCAGAAAATATCCCGGGTAACCCAAAAGCTCCGGCAGGGGGTAGAAAAACATGTCCGATCCGACAACCGAAGTTAGTACCTTGCTTGCTACGGCAGGCATTCCCTACTGTTTGATTTTATCGCGGGTGCAATACCCCTGCCCGGGTCAAGGTAATGAAGAAGGTGCTGGCCGGCCTCTCACCGCTATCCACCATCACCCGCCGGGCTCCCCAGCGCCGGCACAGGTCGTCCAGCTGCCCCATAAAGTTTTCCAGGCGCCGCCGGTAAGCCTGGAGCACCGCGGGCGTTACGGAAACCTCCACCCGGGCCCCGCTCTCGGCATCTACCAGCGCCCATTCCCCTTCCAAACATGGCCGCAATTCCTGGGGAGACATGACGTGCAGGAGGGTCGCTTCCAAACCGTAGCCCGCCGCCAGGCGCAGGGTTTTTTCCACCTTCTCCAGATCCAGCAGGTCGGAAAAGACGTACAGGCTGCCCGTACGGGGTGCCCTGGCTAAAGCGGTACGCAGGTCCCCGGCCAGGTCGGAAGCGCCTCCAAAAGTCAATCCCTCCAGAAACTGCAGCAGGCGAAAAATGCTCCCCCGCCCTCCCAGAGGGGGCAAGAGGGCCGTTTGGCTCCCGCTGGCTGCGGCAGCCAAACGGTCATTGCCCGCCAGGGCACATACACCCAGGCCGGCGGCCACCTGCAGGGCGCAGCGCCCTTTGTGGGCCTCCCCGCCATAATCCATGGAAGCGCTGGTATCCACCAGCAGCAGGACGCAGTCCTGCCGTTCATCTAGAAACTCCTTGACGTATAACCGCCCAAACCGGGCATAAGCCTTCCAGTCCACCCGGCGGGGTTCGTCGCCGGGCGTATACTGGCGGTAGTCGGCAAATTCCACCGTACCCCCCTTATGGCGGGAACGCCGGCCCCCGCCGGGTTCACCGCCGGCGGAGCGGTAACGCACCAGGCGGTAGCCTTCCAGGCGGGCCACCAGGCCGGGCTCAAGCAAGGCCCTGCCGGGAGCCGGGTCAGGGTTCTGAGAAGGATTTTGGAATTTCATAAATCCTCCGCCATTATAACGTCATGATATCGCCGGCACCGTAGCCAGTATCTCGGCAACCAGGTCATCGGCCGTAACTCCTTCTGCGGCCGCTTCGAAGCCCAGGATCAAACGGTGGCGCAGGGCGGCCGGTGTCACCCGCTGTACATCCCGGTAAACCACCTGGGGCCGGCCTTCTCGCAGGGCCTCGGCCCGGGCTCCCAGGATCAAGGCCTGCAACCCCCGGGGACTGGAACCGTACCGGACAAAACGGCGCACCCGCTCGGGGGCGTGGGGGTTTTCGGGCTGGGTGGCCAGCACCAGTCGCACTGCGTAGTTCATTATGTCTTCAACCACCACCACCTGCCGTACCAGCCCCAGCCACTCCAGGAGCTCGTGGGGCTCAAGCAGCGCCGGTACCGGGGGCTCCACGGCACCGGTGGTCCGGGCCGCAATGACCGCCAGCTCTTCAGCCGTGGGGTAGGGCACGTTCACTTTAAATAAAAACCGGTCCAGT
This sequence is a window from Desulfofundulus luciae. Protein-coding genes within it:
- a CDS encoding DUF58 domain-containing protein; this translates as MKFQNPSQNPDPAPGRALLEPGLVARLEGYRLVRYRSAGGEPGGGRRSRHKGGTVEFADYRQYTPGDEPRRVDWKAYARFGRLYVKEFLDERQDCVLLLVDTSASMDYGGEAHKGRCALQVAAGLGVCALAGNDRLAAAASGSQTALLPPLGGRGSIFRLLQFLEGLTFGGASDLAGDLRTALARAPRTGSLYVFSDLLDLEKVEKTLRLAAGYGLEATLLHVMSPQELRPCLEGEWALVDAESGARVEVSVTPAVLQAYRRRLENFMGQLDDLCRRWGARRVMVDSGERPASTFFITLTRAGVLHPR